TGCGGGAAAGTTGGTCTGAATCTTGGTGGGTTTGATCCGATTGATGGCCGATTTGATTTGAGACAGCGTGAAGGAATCGGTGGACTAGTTTCTCGGTTTCCGCTTTATCTGAAATGCCGGTTGTCTCAGAGAGATTACAACGCAGAATAGTTTCGATTGTTTGGCGAAGATTGTCAAGGTTGCTATTCATGGGGAGGAATGTTATCTGATTTCTTCTGAAGGAACCCAGAAAAATGCGGGGAGCAAACGATAATTTAATGAGGGAAGTCGATGACTGCTTAAGAAGCAGAAACCGATAGAGAAAGAAGATTAAAATGCAGCTTTTTAGTTATTGGTCGGCACACACGGCTAGTGAACTGGGTCGGCAGACAGAGTTATTGCAGTTGACGGCGGGGTTGTCTTTCGACACCTCCCCGCCGCACTGCACTAACGCATCAGGAGAAGTATGGCATCTTTCACATCTTATTCACTCAGATGGAAGATAGCCATCTTCGTCTCAGTCATCTCCTCTACAGCGTATTTCGGTCCCTCTTTGCCCATGCCGCTCTCCTTCAGGCCACCATAGGGCATGAGGTCTGCACGCCATTGTGTTCCCCAGTTGACCATGAGGTTGCCGGAGTCAACTTCACGCACGAACCGCATCGCCCAATCGATGTTTTCGGTGAATATCGCCGCGCTCAAGCCGTAGTTGGTGTCATTAGCGAGGGCGATAGCATCGTCGATGTTTGAAACCTTCGATACACCGACAACTGGTCCGAAGATTTCGTCGTATGAGATTTTCATCTCTGGCTTGACGTTGGCAACGAGTGTCGGTGCGTAGATCTGCCCATTTCTTTCACCACCGGTGAGGAGTTCAGCACCATCACTGACCGCTTCATCTACCCATTCGCTAACACGGACGGCATCATCTTCACGAATCATTGGTCCCATCTTAGTCGGTTCATCAAGGGGATCTCCTGTTGAGATACCTTCAACGGTTGATTTGAAAGCATCGAGAAAATCGCCGTAGATACCTTCGTGGGCAATGACTCTTTGCGTTGAGATGCAGACCTGTCCTGCATTGGAATAACCGGAGGCTGCTGCAGCCGCTGCGACCTTCTCTGGATCCGCATCCGGCATGACGATCAGCGGAGAGTTAGATCCGAGTTCCATCGTTACACGCTTGAGCCCAGCAGTGTGGCAGATGCGTTCTCCAATGTCACGGCTGCCGGTGAAGGTAATTTTCCGGACGCGTCGATCGGCACAAAGTCCATCGCCAATCACGCTGCCTGATCCAGTCAAACATTGGATCGCTTCCGGTGGAGTCCCCGCTTCAAGGAAAAGCTCGACCAGTTTCAGTGCCGACAACGGTGTGTCTGTCGCAGGCTTAACGATAATTGCGTTTCCTGCCGCAAGTGCGGGACCCACTTTGTGACAAACGAGGTGCAGCGGGAAGTTAAATGGGCTAATCCCAACAACGATACCACAGGGCACTCGTACCGTAAAGCCTAATTTACCCTTAACACCAGGTCCCCCTTCAAGCGGGATGACCTCGCCGTAAAGCCGCTTGGCTTCTTCCGCGGAGAGTGCGATAATTTCGGATGCGCGACCTGCCTCTATCGTTGCTTCTGCGAGGATTTTTCCCTCTTCCAATGTAATGATTCGAGCGAGCTCATCCACACGCTCTGCCATCAACTCGGAAACCTTGTGAATAATTTCATAACGCTCGTAGCCGGTCATTTTCGCCATGATCTCTGCGCCACGCTCAGCGGTTTTGAGTGCGGTTTCGACATCATCGTGATCACCTCTGGGAATGGTGTCAACAACGGAACCATCATAAGGGTTCAGAACTTCGATTTTCTGCGGCTTGTCTACCCATTCGCCGCCGATGTGCATTCTCATTGATATTAACCTCCATAGATATAAATTGATGCGATGCCAATCATAAGATGTTTAAGTTTACCATGTTCAAGATACCATCTCTCATCGAAATTGTCAATCGGAAATTTACCGTTCCATCGGGTATTTTCACTTGACCCATCTGGCAGAGTTAAGGTAAAGTATAACATATTTTTGATCGGAATAACACATCTGACTTGA
The genomic region above belongs to Candidatus Poribacteria bacterium and contains:
- a CDS encoding aldehyde dehydrogenase family protein: MRMHIGGEWVDKPQKIEVLNPYDGSVVDTIPRGDHDDVETALKTAERGAEIMAKMTGYERYEIIHKVSELMAERVDELARIITLEEGKILAEATIEAGRASEIIALSAEEAKRLYGEVIPLEGGPGVKGKLGFTVRVPCGIVVGISPFNFPLHLVCHKVGPALAAGNAIIVKPATDTPLSALKLVELFLEAGTPPEAIQCLTGSGSVIGDGLCADRRVRKITFTGSRDIGERICHTAGLKRVTMELGSNSPLIVMPDADPEKVAAAAAASGYSNAGQVCISTQRVIAHEGIYGDFLDAFKSTVEGISTGDPLDEPTKMGPMIREDDAVRVSEWVDEAVSDGAELLTGGERNGQIYAPTLVANVKPEMKISYDEIFGPVVGVSKVSNIDDAIALANDTNYGLSAAIFTENIDWAMRFVREVDSGNLMVNWGTQWRADLMPYGGLKESGMGKEGPKYAVEEMTETKMAIFHLSE